A region from the Salicibibacter cibarius genome encodes:
- a CDS encoding AMP-binding protein, producing MTSSLKKSWSQGVPETLNYRLGERPLHEYLIQNAIDQPRQTAYNFYGNEISWSQLVDQTLRLAKFLQNKGVAKGDKIALYMQNCPQYLLGHYAIQMLGATVVPLNPMYKASELEYFINEAEIMAIISGDELYDQIGAIKDKTPSLQFFMITNYADFLSEKLTLPLPEDLQGEKKAMDDAYDVLNIVDVTAPLEETEAIDVWEDVGLMVFTSGTTGRPKAAMLTFGNALFKTAATAHGYQHQQEDRTLAVAPLCHIAGMVMGVNLPVYSSNSCILLLRFDPVTAIQAIERYRVNKLYTVATMNAAILNEAQSGDHDLSCLETNFATSFGLAVDESLADAWGKLTDGCLLFEASYGLSETHTCDTMMPMDKIKYGTCGIPTYQTDIRIVDPETGKDLPPGRQGEIAVKNPGVFKGYLNRPEATAATLRQGWVFTGDIGTLDDEGYLTFNGRVKEMIKASGYSVFPEDVEALMSDHEAIAQVAAIGVPDSKRGESVKAFIVLKPEYVEKVTAEAIIAWSKEHMAAYKYPREVVFVEELPATSSGKVLRRLLKE from the coding sequence ATGACTTCTTCTTTAAAGAAAAGTTGGTCACAAGGGGTTCCGGAAACATTAAATTACCGACTTGGGGAAAGACCGTTGCATGAATATCTCATTCAAAATGCCATCGATCAGCCAAGACAGACAGCCTACAATTTTTACGGAAATGAGATAAGTTGGAGTCAATTAGTGGACCAAACGCTCCGATTGGCTAAATTTCTTCAAAACAAGGGAGTGGCGAAAGGAGATAAAATCGCTTTATACATGCAAAATTGCCCGCAGTATTTATTGGGCCATTATGCGATACAAATGCTGGGTGCAACGGTTGTTCCTTTAAATCCAATGTATAAGGCGTCGGAACTTGAATATTTCATAAATGAAGCTGAAATAATGGCCATTATTTCAGGCGATGAATTGTACGACCAAATAGGCGCTATCAAAGATAAAACACCCTCCCTTCAATTTTTTATGATTACTAATTATGCGGATTTTCTCTCTGAAAAACTTACGTTGCCTTTGCCTGAAGATCTTCAAGGAGAAAAGAAAGCGATGGATGACGCTTATGATGTATTAAATATTGTAGACGTTACAGCTCCGCTTGAAGAGACAGAAGCGATTGATGTCTGGGAAGATGTCGGACTAATGGTATTTACTTCCGGTACGACAGGAAGGCCTAAAGCAGCGATGCTCACGTTTGGGAATGCATTATTTAAAACAGCTGCTACAGCGCATGGGTACCAACACCAACAAGAGGATCGCACGCTAGCGGTGGCCCCGCTTTGCCATATTGCCGGCATGGTTATGGGGGTTAATCTTCCCGTCTATAGTTCCAATTCTTGTATTTTACTGTTACGTTTTGATCCTGTGACGGCAATTCAGGCCATTGAGCGTTACAGAGTGAACAAGCTGTACACGGTAGCTACAATGAACGCAGCGATATTGAATGAAGCGCAGTCAGGAGACCATGATTTGTCTTGTTTGGAAACCAATTTCGCGACAAGCTTTGGATTGGCTGTCGATGAGTCACTAGCAGATGCGTGGGGGAAACTTACAGATGGATGCCTTCTTTTTGAAGCGTCTTATGGATTAAGTGAAACGCATACATGTGACACGATGATGCCTATGGATAAAATCAAATATGGAACATGTGGCATTCCGACTTATCAAACGGATATTCGCATCGTAGATCCGGAAACCGGAAAAGATTTGCCACCGGGAAGGCAAGGCGAGATTGCCGTGAAAAACCCCGGTGTGTTTAAGGGGTATCTTAACCGCCCAGAAGCAACAGCGGCTACCTTACGCCAAGGATGGGTGTTCACAGGGGATATTGGCACGTTGGATGATGAAGGCTATTTAACTTTCAACGGTCGGGTCAAAGAAATGATCAAGGCATCCGGTTACAGCGTGTTCCCGGAAGATGTGGAAGCATTAATGAGCGACCATGAAGCCATTGCTCAAGTGGCTGCAATAGGTGTTCCGGACAGCAAACGTGGCGAAAGTGTAAAAGCTTTTATCGTCTTAAAACCGGAGTATGTTGAAAAAGTCACTGCAGAGGCAATTATTGCTTGGAGCAAGGAGCATATGGCGGCTTATAAATACCCGCGCGAAGTCGTATTCGTTGAAGAATTACCGGCAACAAGCTCCGGGAAGGTGTTGCGAAGGCTTTTAAAGGAATAG
- a CDS encoding sigma-54 interaction domain-containing protein: MSYAEIERTRTVELPTAITDYKGKIVEYNEAFEEMVKRSDVGNLIDIEKKMNNPRNQSLHIECNHRLYRIIEQKCLNNKGYKIHIIYEDSELNELQKEIKNLIKINRELNYIIENSYDGISVQDEKGVTIRLNSSIERLTGIPREYFLGKSEEKLMTRGFLQESVTSKVLESKESVTVYQGGVDNKQIVMTGAPLFNEHNEIEKVIINIRDVTELVLPQEMKSEESDNHQKNRGTRQHGFICNDEKMIEIYNVIERVGNVEASVLITGETGVGKDIIARELFNKSDRQKMGQFVKINCGAIPTDLLESELFGYESGAFSGANRSGKPGLFELANKGMVFLDEIGELPLKLQVKLLQVIQDKEIRRIGATKTQDIDTRIIAATNSDLKEMVRNGEFREDLFYRLNVLPIHVPALRERKEDILPIAHFYLQTFNKKYNTNKWMSIGLQDFIKRHEWSGNIRELTNFIQRLVIIVPTNELSTSDLPEEYRPSFHLENKNRNLLNEAAEKAEKDLLQSAVSHYKTTHQIAEALNSSQATIARKLNKYNL; the protein is encoded by the coding sequence ATGTCTTATGCTGAAATAGAACGCACCCGTACTGTAGAGTTACCAACAGCCATTACTGATTACAAAGGAAAGATTGTAGAATATAATGAAGCTTTCGAAGAAATGGTTAAACGATCAGACGTTGGGAATTTAATTGATATTGAGAAAAAAATGAACAATCCTCGTAATCAAAGTCTACACATAGAATGCAATCATAGGTTATATCGTATTATAGAACAAAAATGTCTGAACAATAAGGGTTACAAGATACACATCATCTACGAGGATTCGGAACTTAATGAATTACAAAAGGAAATAAAAAATTTAATAAAAATAAATAGAGAACTCAATTACATTATAGAGAACTCTTATGATGGGATATCCGTACAAGATGAAAAAGGCGTTACGATTCGATTGAATTCATCGATTGAACGGTTGACAGGGATTCCGCGAGAATATTTTTTAGGGAAAAGCGAAGAAAAATTAATGACGAGAGGTTTTTTACAAGAATCTGTAACCTCCAAAGTTTTAGAAAGCAAGGAATCCGTGACTGTTTATCAAGGCGGGGTCGATAACAAGCAAATTGTGATGACCGGGGCTCCACTATTCAACGAACATAATGAAATTGAAAAAGTAATCATTAACATTAGGGATGTTACAGAACTTGTTCTCCCTCAAGAAATGAAAAGTGAAGAATCAGATAACCATCAAAAAAACAGAGGTACCAGACAACACGGATTCATATGTAACGATGAAAAAATGATCGAGATTTATAACGTTATCGAACGGGTTGGCAATGTCGAAGCTTCTGTTCTCATAACAGGGGAGACGGGTGTAGGCAAGGACATAATCGCGAGAGAGCTATTTAATAAAAGTGATCGCCAAAAAATGGGGCAATTCGTTAAAATTAATTGCGGAGCAATACCAACCGACTTGCTTGAATCAGAATTATTCGGATATGAATCAGGTGCTTTTTCCGGGGCGAATCGTTCAGGGAAACCCGGACTATTTGAATTAGCGAACAAAGGCATGGTTTTTTTAGATGAGATCGGTGAGCTTCCATTAAAGTTACAAGTGAAATTACTTCAAGTCATCCAAGATAAAGAGATAAGAAGAATTGGCGCAACCAAAACACAAGATATTGATACGAGGATCATAGCAGCGACAAACAGCGATTTGAAAGAAATGGTTAGAAATGGGGAGTTTAGAGAGGACCTTTTTTATAGATTAAATGTTCTCCCAATACACGTTCCAGCACTCCGGGAGAGAAAAGAAGATATTTTACCTATCGCACATTTTTATCTACAGACGTTTAATAAAAAATACAATACAAACAAATGGATGTCTATAGGTTTGCAGGATTTTATAAAGCGACATGAATGGTCAGGGAATATAAGGGAACTGACTAATTTCATCCAACGATTGGTTATTATCGTCCCCACTAATGAGCTCTCTACCTCTGATTTACCGGAGGAATATCGACCTTCTTTTCATTTAGAAAATAAGAATCGTAATCTTCTAAATGAAGCAGCTGAGAAAGCTGAAAAAGATTTACTTCAAAGTGCCGTGAGCCATTATAAAACGACACACCAAATTGCAGAGGCCTTAAATTCAAGTCAGGCGACTATTGCGAGAAAGCTCAATAAATACAATTTATGA
- the istB gene encoding IS21-like element helper ATPase IstB, with protein sequence MNQQNIDKLKTLKLSGMAEAYESLFTKAENKEMDFDTLFGILIDHEESRRKSNKLNRLLKQAAFPEPASIEEIMYYDDRKLDKDLLQRLASGSYILDGRNIIFKGVSGAGKSWMAAAFGVQACRQFFKVHYTRLPDLLEEFKLAKYQQDDSYVKLMRKLLKVDLLILDEWLLHALTNEEAALLLEIINARRQAKQSNIFCSQFDIDGWYEKLGDGTLAEAILDRIIHDSYDIFIDGKVSMRERLGVQKQTANDKENNNFL encoded by the coding sequence ATGAACCAGCAGAATATTGATAAACTAAAAACATTGAAACTATCAGGGATGGCAGAAGCCTATGAATCTCTTTTCACGAAGGCAGAAAATAAAGAGATGGATTTTGATACATTATTCGGCATCTTAATTGACCATGAAGAATCCCGCCGGAAAAGTAATAAACTCAACCGTCTTCTCAAACAGGCAGCGTTTCCTGAACCGGCTTCAATCGAAGAGATCATGTATTATGATGACCGGAAACTAGACAAAGATTTACTCCAGCGTTTAGCCAGCGGAAGCTATATTCTGGATGGGCGAAATATTATCTTTAAAGGCGTGTCTGGAGCCGGGAAATCGTGGATGGCCGCCGCATTTGGCGTACAGGCGTGCCGACAGTTCTTCAAAGTACATTACACACGGCTTCCTGATCTATTAGAGGAATTTAAACTTGCAAAATATCAACAGGATGACAGCTATGTCAAACTCATGAGAAAGCTTCTAAAGGTAGATCTTCTTATTCTTGATGAATGGCTGCTTCACGCCTTAACCAATGAAGAAGCAGCTCTCCTTCTTGAAATCATAAACGCAAGACGTCAGGCAAAACAATCCAACATCTTTTGTTCTCAATTTGATATTGATGGATGGTACGAGAAACTGGGAGATGGCACCTTGGCAGAAGCCATTCTCGACCGAATTATTCATGATTCCTATGATATTTTCATTGACGGAAAAGTGTCGATGCGCGAACGTCTTGGTGTGCAAAAACAAACGGCAAACGATAAAGAGAACAACAATTTTTTATAA